A genomic window from Mycetohabitans rhizoxinica HKI 454 includes:
- a CDS encoding AAA family ATPase yields MTDIMLAQGFSRRIGALAQSLGAAAGDARVAAAAAAMVSAATANGHVCIELAALARQLGQPSDTVRASLLASGVATRIDDDEPAPRLPLVIDLDDRLYLARYYEFERGLANALSARARAEFDDASFDDAQRWRNVLTRYFGEASGSDLDWQRVAAAVALSGQLTIVSGGPGTGKTTTVVGVLACLLDAKPDLRIALAAPTGKAAQRMLEALASRADRLAHDIAAKLPTASYTLHRLLGSTSDRGFRHHRRNSLPYDVIVVDEASMIDVALASRLVDAVAPRARLILLGDKDQLAAVDAGAVFAELSAHPCYVGQRAERIAQALGCTVDTLRNALAAHVRGGLPQLQPATLGQAATPTRLTASAPPAAPAPPSASAQRDLFADDNPAVGADIVEPAPNDTARAADGAQPAALANCVVWLQTNYRFGLDSPIGQLSSAIRDGSPADALGVLDAADDRAPAHFIDDGGPAIGHAARDYIARGFARYANLLAGMLQRCESQAAALFDALNAFRVLCAVRAGPHGVDALNEWISAELRRVARLPLAPAARWFAGRPVIVTRNDYALGLFNGDIGIALPAGDGTLRVVFEQGAGQRRSVSPAMLPSHETAFALTVHKSQGSEFERAALVLPPTFSRALSRELIYTAVTRARAQITIIGTRAVLAQAIGTPTRRDTGLSARLRYAEARARRETASSR; encoded by the coding sequence ATGACTGACATCATGCTGGCCCAGGGGTTCTCGCGCCGGATCGGCGCGCTCGCGCAAAGCTTGGGGGCAGCCGCCGGCGATGCACGCGTCGCTGCTGCTGCTGCCGCGATGGTCAGCGCGGCGACTGCAAATGGACATGTCTGCATCGAGCTGGCAGCGCTTGCGCGGCAACTCGGGCAGCCGTCCGACACAGTCCGCGCGTCGCTGCTTGCAAGCGGTGTTGCCACGCGCATCGATGACGACGAGCCGGCGCCCCGTTTGCCGCTGGTAATCGACCTCGATGACCGACTGTATCTCGCACGCTATTACGAATTCGAGCGTGGGCTTGCTAATGCACTGAGTGCGCGCGCGCGGGCGGAATTTGACGATGCGTCGTTTGATGACGCGCAGCGGTGGCGTAACGTACTGACCCGCTATTTTGGCGAGGCGAGCGGCAGCGACCTCGACTGGCAGCGTGTCGCGGCGGCTGTCGCCTTGTCCGGGCAACTGACGATTGTTAGCGGTGGGCCGGGCACGGGTAAGACGACCACGGTCGTCGGCGTGCTAGCCTGTTTGCTCGATGCCAAGCCGGATCTGCGCATCGCGCTGGCGGCGCCCACTGGCAAGGCAGCACAGCGCATGCTGGAGGCATTGGCGTCCCGCGCCGACCGATTGGCTCACGATATCGCCGCCAAGCTGCCGACCGCGTCGTATACGCTGCATCGATTGCTGGGCAGCACATCGGACAGGGGTTTTCGCCATCATCGGCGCAATTCTTTGCCGTACGATGTCATCGTCGTTGACGAGGCTTCGATGATCGACGTCGCGCTGGCAAGCCGGTTGGTGGACGCCGTTGCACCGCGTGCCCGGTTGATCCTGCTGGGTGACAAGGACCAATTGGCCGCGGTCGACGCGGGGGCAGTGTTCGCCGAACTGAGTGCACATCCATGCTATGTCGGGCAGCGCGCCGAGCGTATCGCGCAGGCGCTTGGCTGCACGGTCGATACATTGCGCAACGCGCTCGCCGCGCATGTTCGCGGTGGCCTGCCCCAATTGCAGCCTGCTACCTTGGGGCAGGCTGCTACTCCGACGCGGCTTACCGCATCCGCACCGCCTGCCGCGCCGGCCCCGCCCTCAGCGTCTGCACAGCGCGATCTGTTCGCCGACGACAATCCGGCGGTTGGGGCAGATATCGTCGAGCCAGCGCCGAACGACACGGCACGTGCGGCAGACGGTGCACAGCCTGCTGCGCTCGCCAATTGCGTCGTGTGGTTGCAGACCAACTATCGGTTCGGCCTCGATTCCCCGATCGGGCAGCTGTCCAGTGCAATTCGCGACGGCTCGCCTGCGGACGCGCTCGGCGTGCTCGATGCAGCAGACGATCGCGCGCCCGCACACTTCATCGATGACGGCGGGCCGGCAATCGGACACGCGGCACGCGACTATATCGCGCGGGGTTTCGCACGCTATGCAAATCTGCTGGCCGGGATGCTGCAGCGGTGTGAGTCACAGGCCGCTGCGCTGTTCGATGCGCTCAACGCATTCCGTGTGCTGTGCGCGGTTCGCGCTGGCCCGCATGGCGTCGATGCGTTGAACGAGTGGATCAGCGCTGAACTGCGTCGGGTTGCCCGCTTGCCGCTTGCACCGGCCGCCCGGTGGTTCGCTGGCCGTCCGGTCATCGTCACGCGCAACGACTATGCACTCGGCCTGTTCAATGGCGACATCGGCATCGCGCTGCCGGCCGGCGACGGCACGCTGCGGGTGGTCTTCGAACAGGGTGCCGGGCAGCGCCGGAGCGTGTCGCCCGCGATGCTGCCGTCGCACGAGACGGCATTCGCGCTCACGGTCCACAAATCACAGGGTTCGGAATTCGAACGGGCTGCGCTGGTGTTGCCGCCTACGTTTAGCCGGGCGTTGTCGCGAGAGTTGATTTACACGGCTGTGACCCGCGCGCGGGCTCAAATCACGATTATCGGCACGCGTGCGGTGTTGGCACAGGCCATCGGCACGCCGACCCGCCGCGATACCGGACTGTCGGCACGGTTACGATACGCTGAGGCGCGTGCACGGCGCGAAACAGCCTCATCACGATAA
- the recB gene encoding exodeoxyribonuclease V subunit beta: protein MTSDVLELDVFACALDGVTQIEASAGTGKTWNICALYLRLLLEKDLQADQILVVTFTKAATAELHERIRARLMQLEQALAHGVALDDPFVTGLIGRLVDGDAPETATQRALKRIRRALHGFDQAAIHTIHAFCQRALQEAPFAAAMPFALETEADDTTLRFDVAAQFWRERVEPEAARTPGFAHWLVAHGAGPTVLQALLAQRLKKPLAELVWTDPACDETVDTAIDHFGRAKNLWRDEREQIAQRLADCATQLHQRTHKPSQVQAALAAWERFFVRGDRYAPVPKDALKLTSSSLTAATKVQCQPPTHPFFDCADALVAALREEQAMHLRRWFALVREWLRVGPSSVAERKRTARIMSFDDLLANLHHALHVHPWLADALRERYPAALIDEFQDTDPLQFAIFNQIFAPKGPLFLVGDPKQAIYSFRAADLHTYLDARAHASARYTLAVNQRSDPALIAACNRLFGANPRAFVLDGLDYHPVRAAMRSRPAFVDRHDPLGASDGSGAALRVWWLPDHAPLSKRDAERAAAEACAAEIARLMRDARAGDATIGTEPLAPANIAVLVQAHRQGMLMKRVLRGWGIGSVELAQASVFASIDAEQFERLLLAIDTPGDLRRLRAALATDWIGLDAAALWAIEQGEPAAAAAGRCEPVPSELDSASWVERFAGYRLLWHERGFAPMWRIVMRELRIAQRLASADDGERRLTDVNHLAELIQARDSEHPGIAPTLCWLSAQRADPDVGDETQLRLESDRDLVQIVTIHKSKGLEYPVVFCPFLTNGALRAGPSCAALPVAREYHREDGLAVLHFGCDGDEAQRIDRGVRREQAAERARLIYVALTRAVYRCYLVAGIYTSGAHASTKEARQSVLNWLVAGGSTHFDAWLDGPPETAALAACWRALPGDDEGVVVVPLPTVARRDPLPPPDASHVDVHARVPARRLFDAWRIASFSSLASTRQRPLPDIDDVLHARPDHDDDVAQADTQAIKADLEPMPTNASPGLRDDDILRFPRGPAAGDCLHRLMELADLRDPSSWPTAIVRALTEQPVSSRELSTEQLSAMMTRLLRDLAHTPLEADFMLGELDPSRRLTELEFVFPVASLDMRRFATMLEEHGIAGMALDDGVLHGYLKGFIDAVIEFRGRFWIIDWKSNYLGNSPHAYRAAELSAAMDAHAYRLQALIYTIALHRYLRARLPDYDYDTHFGASLYLFLRGVRPDWPGAGIERFRPTRAAVDAFDALFSTGGGHA, encoded by the coding sequence ATGACCTCCGACGTGCTTGAACTTGACGTCTTCGCGTGCGCGCTCGATGGCGTGACGCAGATCGAGGCCTCTGCCGGCACCGGCAAGACTTGGAATATCTGTGCGCTCTATCTACGCCTGTTGCTCGAAAAGGACTTGCAAGCGGACCAGATCCTAGTCGTGACCTTTACGAAAGCGGCTACTGCGGAGCTGCACGAGCGAATCCGGGCGCGCCTGATGCAACTCGAGCAGGCGCTCGCGCATGGCGTCGCGCTGGACGACCCGTTCGTGACTGGGTTAATCGGGCGGCTCGTCGATGGCGACGCGCCGGAAACGGCCACGCAGCGCGCGCTGAAGCGAATCCGGCGCGCGTTGCATGGTTTCGATCAGGCCGCGATTCATACGATTCATGCGTTCTGCCAACGTGCGTTGCAAGAAGCGCCGTTTGCGGCTGCGATGCCGTTCGCGCTCGAGACCGAAGCCGACGACACCACGCTGCGCTTCGATGTCGCCGCGCAGTTCTGGCGCGAGCGCGTCGAACCGGAAGCGGCACGCACGCCGGGATTCGCGCACTGGCTCGTTGCGCACGGCGCCGGGCCCACTGTGCTACAGGCGTTGCTCGCGCAACGTCTGAAAAAGCCATTGGCCGAACTTGTATGGACCGACCCAGCGTGTGATGAGACGGTCGACACGGCGATCGATCATTTTGGTCGCGCCAAAAACCTATGGCGCGACGAGCGAGAGCAGATTGCGCAGCGGCTCGCCGACTGTGCCACCCAGTTGCACCAGCGCACGCACAAGCCATCTCAAGTGCAAGCCGCGCTGGCGGCGTGGGAGCGATTTTTTGTGCGCGGCGATCGCTATGCGCCGGTTCCGAAGGACGCGTTGAAGTTGACTTCGTCGTCGCTGACTGCTGCCACCAAGGTCCAATGCCAGCCGCCGACGCACCCGTTCTTCGACTGCGCGGACGCGTTGGTTGCCGCGCTCCGTGAAGAGCAAGCGATGCATTTGCGTCGTTGGTTTGCGTTGGTGCGCGAGTGGCTGCGTGTCGGGCCGTCGAGCGTTGCCGAACGCAAGCGTACCGCGCGAATCATGTCGTTTGATGACCTGCTGGCCAATTTGCATCATGCGCTGCATGTGCACCCTTGGCTCGCCGATGCGTTGCGTGAACGCTATCCCGCAGCGCTGATCGATGAGTTCCAGGACACGGACCCGCTGCAGTTCGCAATCTTTAACCAAATTTTTGCACCGAAGGGTCCCTTGTTCCTCGTTGGCGACCCGAAGCAGGCGATCTACAGTTTTCGTGCCGCCGATTTGCATACATACTTGGACGCGCGTGCCCATGCCAGCGCCCGCTACACGTTGGCCGTCAATCAACGGTCCGATCCCGCGCTGATCGCTGCGTGCAATCGGTTGTTCGGTGCCAACCCGCGCGCTTTTGTGCTCGACGGGCTCGACTACCACCCGGTGCGCGCCGCCATGAGGTCGCGACCGGCATTTGTCGACCGGCACGATCCGCTCGGCGCAAGCGATGGCAGTGGGGCGGCCTTGAGAGTATGGTGGCTGCCGGACCACGCGCCGCTGAGCAAGCGGGATGCCGAGCGCGCAGCCGCTGAGGCGTGTGCGGCAGAGATCGCACGGCTCATGCGCGACGCGCGGGCGGGCGATGCGACGATCGGCACCGAGCCGCTCGCTCCGGCGAATATCGCCGTGCTCGTGCAGGCGCATCGGCAGGGTATGTTGATGAAACGGGTATTGCGCGGATGGGGCATTGGCAGCGTGGAACTTGCCCAAGCCTCGGTGTTCGCATCAATCGACGCGGAACAATTCGAGCGTCTCTTGTTGGCGATCGACACGCCGGGTGACCTGCGACGCTTGCGAGCGGCATTGGCCACAGACTGGATCGGTTTGGACGCGGCGGCATTATGGGCCATCGAGCAAGGTGAGCCAGCCGCTGCCGCCGCTGGCCGATGCGAGCCGGTGCCATCGGAGCTGGACTCAGCATCGTGGGTGGAGCGGTTTGCGGGCTATCGGTTGCTTTGGCACGAGCGCGGCTTTGCGCCGATGTGGCGCATCGTGATGCGCGAACTGCGCATTGCGCAGCGCCTGGCGAGTGCAGACGACGGTGAACGCCGGCTGACCGACGTGAATCACCTGGCCGAACTGATCCAGGCTCGCGACAGCGAACATCCCGGTATCGCGCCAACGCTATGCTGGCTGAGCGCGCAGCGTGCGGATCCCGACGTCGGCGACGAGACACAATTACGGCTCGAATCAGACCGAGATCTGGTCCAAATTGTGACGATCCACAAGTCCAAGGGACTCGAGTACCCCGTGGTGTTCTGCCCGTTCCTGACCAACGGTGCATTGCGTGCCGGGCCCTCGTGCGCTGCATTGCCGGTGGCGCGCGAGTACCATCGTGAGGATGGACTTGCCGTGCTGCACTTCGGCTGCGATGGTGACGAGGCGCAGCGCATCGATCGAGGCGTGAGGCGCGAACAGGCGGCCGAGCGTGCGCGCCTGATCTATGTCGCGCTCACGCGTGCAGTGTATCGGTGCTATCTTGTGGCGGGGATCTACACGAGCGGCGCCCATGCATCGACGAAGGAGGCGCGTCAAAGTGTGCTGAACTGGCTCGTTGCCGGCGGATCGACACATTTCGACGCATGGTTGGATGGACCACCTGAGACTGCCGCGTTGGCGGCGTGCTGGCGCGCGTTGCCGGGCGACGACGAGGGCGTCGTCGTCGTGCCACTGCCGACCGTGGCCCGACGTGATCCGTTGCCTCCACCCGATGCATCGCACGTGGACGTGCATGCACGCGTGCCGGCGCGCCGTCTCTTCGATGCCTGGCGGATCGCGAGTTTCAGCTCGCTCGCCTCGACGCGACAACGGCCGTTACCGGATATCGACGATGTGTTGCACGCGCGACCTGATCACGACGACGATGTCGCTCAGGCCGATACGCAGGCGATTAAAGCAGACCTAGAACCGATGCCAACTAATGCGTCGCCCGGGCTGCGTGACGACGACATTCTGCGTTTCCCCCGGGGGCCGGCCGCGGGCGACTGTTTGCATCGGCTGATGGAGCTTGCTGATCTGCGCGATCCTTCGAGCTGGCCGACTGCCATCGTGCGGGCTCTGACCGAGCAGCCGGTGAGTTCGCGCGAGCTGAGCACGGAGCAGCTCAGTGCGATGATGACGCGCCTGTTGCGGGATCTTGCGCATACTCCGCTCGAAGCGGACTTCATGCTCGGCGAGTTGGATCCATCGCGTCGGTTGACCGAGCTCGAATTTGTCTTCCCGGTTGCGTCGCTCGATATGCGCCGGTTTGCGACAATGCTGGAGGAGCACGGCATCGCCGGCATGGCCCTCGACGATGGCGTATTGCATGGTTATCTGAAGGGGTTCATCGATGCCGTGATCGAGTTCCGCGGCCGATTCTGGATTATCGACTGGAAATCGAACTATCTCGGCAACTCGCCGCACGCGTATCGCGCGGCCGAGCTATCGGCCGCGATGGATGCCCATGCATATCGGTTGCAGGCACTGATCTATACGATTGCGTTGCACCGATATCTGCGGGCGCGCCTGCCGGATTACGACTATGACACCCATTTTGGTGCAAGCCTGTACCTATTCTTGCGAGGTGTACGGCCGGATTGGCCTGGCGCCGGCATCGAACGATTCAGGCCGACGCGTGCCGCCGTCGATGCGTTCGACGCCCTGTTTTCAACGGGGGGTGGCCATGCTTGA
- the recC gene encoding exodeoxyribonuclease V subunit gamma → MLELFYSNRYETLASALLGDLARIGGDLWRPQPIIVPNTAVRRRLELDYADRFGLCANVEFCYLAQWLWAQIARVDVIDVPRESPFAPERLAWRLYRRLAQRDTVRDGDDQVSSTRLDAYLSAADPAMTFDLARRIACVFDHYLTYRPHWLAQWLAGESIFAPRRQPGGAPRLADATPIQRADEAWQAQLWRDVLGELAGGHDAGADALERMSPPAYRFLSIASQLDLDDIARADWPAQVSVFALPTMPPLHVQLLRELSRWIDVRIYALNPCREYWFDIVTQRHADALDAAGQLDYQTVGHPLLAEWGRQTQAQLALLHEHTEGAVAGESSEFVEAPACSWLAVVQNAILSLEHPVSPSPPPARNGIEVYVCHSLARQFEVLHDRLLAEFDADPSLTPADVLIAVPDLIAAAPIVDAVFGAVPPSDPRRIPYRVTGLPPSQANPLARTLLDWLALAERDVNASALVEWLRVDAVAARYDIDPVALDTVQGWLANAGARRSFAPREQRDLDAPRARHTFADALTRLFLGYAMPDDALPIGDWLPVAASTGADAMLLGRLAQFVDELDAFALACATPHTVAQWRNVLLAALEQFFDARGPNADSLSELRDALDALFVQIEAGAPHTPLPAAVLRTALLSVLDDPARGGVPSGAVTVSPLSSLRGVPFRVVCMAGIDDGVLPTRARADEFDLMAAFAQPGDRQRRDDERNLFLDLMLAARDTLLLSYTGRNIRDNAELPPSALVAELLDHLASLKAGEGASLDEIALARRSFVTEHPLQPFALSYFSMQGPLLTYDADRAQVAAALADPTRRMEADAMPPFFGVALPADMRETIGLDELARFWRHPQRALLRERLGIVLHRAQAPLPDTEPYEFDYAGRDALAGRLLPLLVESSAYAERAHEIARAIPELPGGATGRAIHEREVVALSKLAEYIRGQVGTGLEPVEFSIHVAPRWPERLESVSTLLDRVPAWRGTVLLPTVLTGVLDGVTRNELVLYRYARPTARDYLDAWLRHLCWCAASPQASRQTLWIGDDERFVLTTPRDPHAYLGELLALYRAGLRAPLRFFPKSAWSLVSQSESAARNAWSNERTGGELDDPAIQLALRGTPMTLDDTFVAIARTVFEPLLAHLQPAEDA, encoded by the coding sequence ATGCTTGAACTGTTTTACTCGAACCGCTATGAGACGCTTGCCTCGGCGCTGTTGGGCGACCTCGCGCGCATCGGCGGTGACCTGTGGCGGCCGCAGCCGATCATCGTGCCGAATACTGCGGTGCGCCGACGGCTCGAACTAGACTATGCCGATCGGTTTGGCCTGTGCGCGAATGTCGAATTTTGCTATCTCGCGCAGTGGTTATGGGCACAGATCGCGCGCGTCGACGTAATCGATGTGCCGCGCGAATCGCCGTTCGCGCCGGAGCGTCTCGCATGGCGGCTTTACCGGCGGCTCGCGCAGCGTGACACTGTGCGCGATGGCGACGACCAGGTGTCCTCGACACGACTGGACGCGTACTTGTCGGCGGCGGATCCTGCGATGACGTTCGATCTGGCGCGTCGCATCGCCTGCGTTTTCGATCATTATCTGACGTATCGTCCGCATTGGCTTGCCCAGTGGCTGGCAGGCGAGTCGATTTTCGCGCCGCGCCGCCAGCCGGGCGGCGCGCCACGGCTTGCCGACGCGACGCCGATACAGCGCGCCGATGAGGCCTGGCAAGCACAATTGTGGCGCGACGTGCTCGGCGAACTGGCCGGCGGACACGATGCGGGTGCCGATGCGCTCGAACGAATGTCGCCGCCCGCGTACCGGTTTCTGTCAATCGCATCGCAATTGGATCTGGACGACATCGCGCGCGCGGACTGGCCGGCGCAGGTCAGCGTATTCGCGTTGCCGACGATGCCACCACTACATGTGCAGTTGCTGCGCGAGCTGTCGCGCTGGATCGACGTGCGGATCTATGCACTCAATCCATGCCGCGAGTACTGGTTTGACATCGTCACGCAACGACATGCTGACGCGCTGGATGCGGCGGGACAACTCGACTACCAGACGGTCGGACACCCACTGCTGGCCGAGTGGGGGCGGCAGACACAAGCGCAACTCGCGTTGCTGCATGAGCATACCGAGGGTGCGGTGGCGGGCGAGAGCAGCGAATTCGTCGAGGCCCCGGCGTGCAGCTGGCTCGCTGTCGTGCAAAATGCGATTCTGTCGCTCGAGCATCCGGTGTCGCCGTCGCCACCGCCTGCGCGCAACGGCATCGAGGTTTACGTCTGCCACAGCCTGGCGCGGCAGTTCGAGGTGCTCCATGATCGGCTGCTGGCCGAATTCGATGCGGATCCGAGTTTGACGCCGGCCGACGTACTGATCGCGGTACCCGACCTAATTGCCGCCGCGCCGATCGTAGACGCGGTGTTCGGCGCGGTGCCGCCGAGCGACCCGCGCCGCATCCCGTATCGCGTCACCGGCTTGCCGCCGTCCCAAGCCAATCCGCTCGCGCGCACGCTGCTGGACTGGTTGGCCCTGGCGGAGCGCGACGTCAACGCTTCCGCGCTGGTCGAATGGCTGCGCGTGGATGCGGTTGCGGCGCGCTATGACATCGATCCGGTAGCGCTGGACACCGTGCAAGGGTGGTTGGCAAACGCCGGCGCGCGCCGTTCGTTTGCGCCGCGTGAGCAGCGGGATCTTGACGCGCCTCGCGCTCGCCATACGTTTGCTGACGCTTTGACGCGGTTGTTTCTTGGCTACGCGATGCCGGACGACGCACTGCCTATCGGCGACTGGTTGCCGGTGGCGGCATCCACCGGCGCCGACGCCATGCTGCTTGGGCGGCTCGCGCAATTCGTCGACGAGCTCGATGCATTTGCGCTCGCGTGCGCGACACCGCATACGGTTGCACAGTGGCGTAATGTGCTGCTCGCCGCGCTCGAGCAGTTCTTCGATGCCCGCGGTCCAAATGCTGATTCATTGAGCGAGTTGCGCGACGCACTCGATGCGCTCTTTGTACAAATCGAAGCAGGTGCGCCGCATACACCGTTGCCCGCGGCGGTGTTGCGTACGGCGTTATTGTCCGTGCTCGACGATCCGGCGCGCGGTGGGGTCCCGTCTGGCGCGGTGACCGTATCGCCGCTGTCCAGCCTGCGAGGCGTGCCGTTCCGTGTCGTCTGCATGGCTGGTATCGACGATGGCGTGTTGCCGACGCGCGCGCGCGCGGATGAGTTCGACTTGATGGCCGCGTTTGCACAACCCGGCGACCGGCAACGTCGCGATGACGAGCGCAACTTGTTTCTGGACCTCATGTTGGCAGCACGCGATACCTTGCTACTCAGCTATACCGGCCGCAATATCCGCGACAACGCCGAGTTGCCGCCATCGGCGCTGGTGGCCGAGCTGCTTGATCACCTCGCGTCGTTGAAGGCGGGCGAAGGGGCGAGCCTCGACGAAATTGCACTGGCGCGGCGCAGCTTTGTTACGGAACATCCGTTGCAGCCGTTCGCGCTGTCGTATTTTTCGATGCAGGGCCCGTTGTTGACCTACGATGCAGATCGCGCGCAAGTGGCTGCGGCGCTTGCCGATCCAACACGGCGGATGGAGGCGGACGCCATGCCGCCGTTTTTTGGCGTTGCGCTGCCTGCCGATATGCGTGAGACGATCGGGTTGGATGAACTGGCGCGATTTTGGCGCCACCCGCAACGCGCGCTGCTGCGCGAACGACTGGGCATCGTGCTGCATCGCGCGCAGGCTCCATTGCCCGACACCGAGCCGTATGAGTTCGACTATGCGGGGCGCGATGCGCTCGCCGGGCGCCTGCTGCCGTTGCTGGTGGAGTCATCGGCGTACGCCGAGCGGGCCCATGAAATCGCGCGTGCGATTCCCGAATTGCCTGGAGGTGCAACCGGACGCGCGATACACGAGCGTGAGGTGGTGGCGTTGAGCAAGCTGGCTGAGTACATCCGGGGGCAGGTTGGCACCGGACTCGAACCGGTCGAATTTTCGATCCACGTTGCCCCGCGCTGGCCTGAGCGGCTGGAGTCCGTATCGACGTTACTGGACCGGGTGCCGGCGTGGCGCGGGACGGTGCTGTTGCCGACGGTGTTGACCGGCGTGCTAGACGGGGTGACCCGTAACGAATTGGTACTCTATCGCTATGCCAGGCCGACCGCTCGTGATTACCTCGATGCGTGGCTGCGCCATCTGTGCTGGTGTGCCGCAAGTCCGCAAGCCTCTCGCCAGACGCTGTGGATCGGCGACGACGAGCGCTTCGTGCTCACGACGCCACGGGACCCGCACGCGTACCTGGGCGAGTTGCTCGCGCTGTATCGTGCCGGGTTACGCGCGCCGTTGCGTTTCTTTCCGAAAAGCGCCTGGTCACTCGTGTCGCAAAGCGAGTCCGCAGCCCGCAACGCGTGGTCGAACGAACGTACGGGCGGCGAGCTCGACGATCCAGCGATCCAGCTCGCGTTGCGCGGCACGCCGATGACATTGGACGATACCTTTGTCGCCATTGCTAGGACGGTGTTCGAACCGCTGCTCGCGCACCTGCAGCCGGCGGAGGACGCTTGA